CGGGATCTCCGTGAACTTGGGATCGCCGTAGAACTTCTCGCGATCCGCGAAGGCGAGCTTTGCGCATTCGATCTGGAGATGGATGAACTCAGGCCCGGTCGGATCAAGCCCGTCGAGCGCAAAGCCCTTCAGCAGCGCGAGCTGCTGCAATGTCACCGGGCCCTGGCTCCAGACGCCCGCCTTGCAGACGGTGTAGCGGCCATAATCGTAGGTGAGCGGCGCCTCGACCGTCGGCTGCCAGCGCGCCATGTCATCGGCCGAGAGCACGCCGCGATGCGGCGAGCCGCTGACGTCCATCACTTCTTGCGTCCGACAGAACTTGTCGATGGCTTCGGCAACGAAGCCCTGTGACCAGGCCTTTCGCGCGCGCTCGATCTCGGCATCGCGGCCACCGCCGCCGCTCTCGGCCTCGTTCAAGATCCGGGTGTAGGTCGCAGCCAGCGTCTTGTTGGTGAAGAGCGTACCGGGCTTCGGCACCTCGCCATTTGGCAAATAGACCGCGGCCGAGGTCGGCCAGTGCTTGCGGAACAATTGCTCGACCGTCTGGATTGTGGCGCAGGCGCGCTCGACCAGCGGATAGCCGTCGCGGGCATAGGAGATCGCGGGCTCCAGCACGTCGCGCACACGCATCGTGCCGTAGTCGCGCAAGAGCATCATCCAGGATTCGAACGTGCCGGGCACGCAGGCGGCGAGCAGGCCGGTGCCGGGCACCATGTCGAGGCCTTCGCTCTTGTAGTGCGCGATGGTGGCGCGGGCCGGCGCCGGGCCCTGGCCGCAGATCACCTCGGTGCGGCCGCGCTTCACGTCATGCACGATGATAGGGACATCGCCGCCGGGGCCGTTCAGATGCGGTTCGACGACCTGGAGCGTGAAGGCGGTGGCGACACCGGCGTCGAAGGCGTTGCCGCCCTTTTCCAGAATGCCCATGCCGACCGCCGTTGCGATCCAGTGCGTCGAGGCGACGACCCCGAACGTGCCCTCGATCTCGGGGCGCGTCGTGAACGGATCGGGATTGATGTTGCTGGCCATGGGCTACCTCATTTGCGGCGTGCGCAATTGATCACAGCCGATGCTGGGATGCCAAATGCGCAGGCCGCATGGCACGCGCGCGTCACGCTGGGACCGGTGCGGTGTTCACCGCGTGGCAGGCGACGCCGTCGATCAGTTCCGGCGTTTCCTTGCGGCAGAGATCGAACGCCAGCGGACAGCGCGGATTGAAGGCGCACCCGGACGGCGGATTGATCGGGTTCGGGATCTCGCCCTTCACCGGAATGCGCTGGCGGCCGCTCATGGCGAGATCAGGCACCGCGCCCAGCAGCATCTTGGTGTAGGGCATGCGCGGCCGGGAAAACAGCTCGCGTCCCTCCGCGATCTCGACGATGCGGCCGAGATACATCACGCCGACGCGACTCGCCATGTGGCGGACCACGGCGAGGTTGTGGCTGATGAACATGTAGGTCAGGCCGAACTTGTCCTGGAGGTCGCGCATCAGGTTCAGGATCTGGGCCTGCACGGAGACATCGAGCGCCGAGGTCGGCTCGTCGCAGACGATGAACTCGGCGTCGGAGGCGAGCGCCCGCGCGATCGCGATACGCTGACGCTGGCCGCCGGAAAATTCGTGCGGGAATTTCAGCCGGTCGTCGGGATGCAGGCCGACGAGGGTGAGCAGCTCGCCGACGCGGGCCTGGATGTCGCGCTCGCCCTGGATCAGGTCGAAGGCGCGGATCGGCTCGGAAATGATGGCATCGACGCGGAAGCGCGGGTTCAAGCTGGCATAGGGGTCCTGAAAAATCATCTGGATCCGGCGGCGCAGTTTTCGACGCGCGGGCGCCTGCCGCGGATCGGTCATGGAGACGCCGTCGATCAAGACGTCGCCGGAGCTCGGCGGCAGCAGGCCGACCACCATACGTGCCACCGTGGTCTTGCCTGACCCGGACTCGCCGACCAGCGCAAAGGTCTCGCCTTTCCTGATGTCGAAGGTGACGCCGTCGACCGCCTTGAGATATTCGAGATGCCCGCCTTCGAGAACGCGATTGAGCCACGGCTTCGAGACGTCGAAGACGCGGCGCAAGTTTGTGGCCTGGACGAAAGAAGCGCTCATGCCGCGCTCTCCGCCGGCACGGTGTCATAGAGGTGGCAGGCGACAGATTGCGCGCCGCGCGGCAACGGCTCGGGCCGCTCCACCCGGCAACGATCGAAGGCGAACGCGCAGCGCGGATTGAACGAGCAGCCGCGCGGGATCGCCGACAGGCGTGGCATCGAGCCCGGGATCTGCACGAGGCGCTTGTCGTCGCCGGCAAGCGTCGGGATCGCGCCCATCAGGCCCTTGGCGTAGGGATGCAGCGGATTCCTGACGACGTCCTGGACCGGGCCGATCTCGGCGACGCGCCCGGCATACATCACGGCGACGCGGTCGGAGGTTTCCGCGATTACGCCCATGTCGTGCGTCACCAGCATCACGGCGGTGCCGTGGTCGCGGCCGAGCCGCTTGATCAGCGAGATGATCTGCGCCTGCACGGAGACGTCGAGCGCGGTGGTCGGCTCGTCCGCGATGATCAGCTCCGGCTCGGCGCAGATCGCGAGCGCAATGACGACGCGCTGGCGCATACCGCCGGAGAACTCGTGGGGGTAGCCGTCGATGCGCTTTTCCGGTGCGGGGATGCCGACCTCGGCAAGCAGATCGATGGCGCGGCGGCGGGCGGCCGATTCGGACAGATTGAGGTGGGTCCTGATCGTCTCCACGATCTGGTCGCCGACCTTGTACAGTGGATTGAGGGAGGTGAGGGGATCCTGGAAGATCATGCCGATGCGCTTGCCCCTGATACGGCGCATCTCCTCGGGCGGCAGGTTGTCGATCCGCATTCCAGCCAAACGAATCTCGCCGCCGGCGATGCGCCCGGGCGGATCGATCAGGCCGATCACGGACAAGCCGGTGACGGATTTTCCGGCGCCGGATTCGCCGACCACCCCCAGCACCTCGCCTTTGGCGATGTCGAAGGAGACGCCGTCGATGGCGCGCAGCGTGCCGCGGCGGGAAGCGAATTCCACGTGAAGGTCGCGTACGGAGAGAATGGGTTCGGTCATGGGCAACGCATACTCATCGCAGTTTCGGGTTGAGCGCGTCGCGCAGCCAGTCGCCCAGCAGGTTGATGGACAGGATGAGTGCAGCGAGCGCGAGGCCCGGGAATGCGACGATCCACCATTCGCCCGCGAACAGATAGTTGTTGCCGATGCGGATCAGCGTGCCGAGCGAGGGCATGGTCTCGGGCATGCCCGAGCCGAGGAAAGACAGTGTCGCCTCGGTGATGATGGCGAGGGCGAGGTTGATGGTGGCGATCACGAGGATCGGGCCCATCGTGTTCGGCAGCACATGGCGCAGCATGATCACGGGCGCCGGCAGGCCAATCAGCTGCGCGGCGGCAACATAGTCCTTGTTCTTCTCGACCATCACTGAGCCGCGCACGGTGCGAGCATATTGTACCCAGAAGCTCAGGCCGATCGCGAACACCAGGACGCCGAGCATGCTCATCTCGTCGAGCTTGTTGCCGAGCACGGATTTGGCGATGCCATTGATCAGGAGCGCGATCAGGATCGCCGGAAACGAGAGCTGCACGTCGGCGATCCGCATGATCAGACCGTCGACGGCGCCGCCGAAATAGCCGGCCGTGAGCCCAAGCAGGATGCCGAGCGCGCCCGAGAAGACCACGCCGAGCACACCAACCAGAAGCGAGATCCGCATGCCGTAGAGAATCGCGGACAGCACGTCGCGGCCCTGTTCGTCGGTGCCGAGCAGGAACGGGCTTTGGCCATCCGCGGTCCATAGCGGCGAGATGCGCGAATTCATCAGTTGGAGTTGCGCCGGGTCGAACGGGTTCTGCACCGACAGCAGCGAAGCGAAGATCGCGAGCAGGAAGAACAGTACCGTCACCGCGGCCGCGACCATGGTGATCTTGGAGCGGCGGAACGAGTAGAACAGATCGCTGTCGAGGGCGCGTTTGAACCAGCCCGGCGCGGCGTGGGCGCCGCGGCCTTCGACTTTGTGCGGAACGACGGCGTCACTCATCTCTAATGTGCCCGGCTGACCGTCGAGCGCAGCCGCGGATCGACGATGGTGTAGAGGATATCAACCACGAGATTGATGGTGACGAAGATCAGGGACACCATCATCAGATAGGCCGCCATGATCGGGATATCGACGTTCTGAACGGCCTGCACGAACAGGAGGCCCATGCCCGGCCACTGGAACACGGTTTCGGTGATGATCGCGAATGCAATTACCGAGCCAAATTGCAGGCCGGCGACGGTAATCACGGGAACCAGGGTGTTGCGCAGGGCGTGACCGAAATGGATCGCGCGGGTGGTTAGGCCACGGGCGCGGGCGAAGCGGATGTAGTCGGTCCGCATGACCTCCAGCATCTCGGCGCGAACGAGGCGCATGATCAGCGTCATCTGGAACAGGCCGAGCGTGATCGCAGGCATGATCAACGCCTTCAATCCCGACAACGTCAGCAGGCCCGTGGTCCACCAGCCGATACGCACCACCTCGCCGCGGCCGAAGGACGGCAGCCAGCCGAGCGTCACTGAGAACAGGTAGATCAGGAGGATGCCGATCAGGAAGGTCGGCAGCGAGATGCCGATCAGCGAAACGGCCTGGAAGACGTGCGCGAGCCAGCTGTCGCGGCGCAGCGCGGAATAGACGCCCATCAGGATGCCGCTGACCATGGCGAAGATGGTGGCAACGATGGCCAGCTCGAGCGTCGCCGGCATCCGCTCAACCAGCAGATTGGTGACGGGCAGTCGGAACTGGTAGGACACGCCGAACTTGAATTGCGCGGCATTGCCGATATAGCGGCCGAACTGCACGAGTACGGGATCGTCGAGCCCGAGCGACTTGCGGATCGCGGCGCGTTCGGCGCCGGAGGTATCCATCCCGACCATCTGGTTCACGGGATCGCCGGCGAAGCGGAACATCGAGAACGCGATGATACCGACGGCGAGCATGACGCCGATGGCCTGGATTGCCCGGCGCAGTGTGAAAGCGAGCATCTGTTCCTTTCACATCTCTTCAGTGGCACGCATCATCGCGTTAGCCCTAAACAACAAGTCCCGGAAGCCAGCGCTTCCGGGACTTCACAACTTCTCAACAACCTACTCGTCCTGTTTGGTCGCCCAATAGAGCAGGACCTGGTTGTCGGCGCGCTGGGTCAGTTTCACCTTCTTCGACACGCCCCAGGCGAGCGCCTGCTGGTGCAGCGGAACGTAGGCGTAGTCCTTGATTGCAAGCTCGTAGGCCTGCTTGATCAACAGATCGCGCTTGGCCACATCCGCCTCGAGGAGAACCTTGTCGGCGAGCTCGTCGAACTGCTTGTTGCAGTATCCGCCGAGATTGGCTTCGCCGCGGTTGGGATCCTTGGGATCTTCGCGGCAGCCCATGATGTCGTGCATCACGTTGTGGGAGTCCAGCGTATCGGGAGTCCAGCCCAACATGAACAGCGAGGTCTTGTAGCCGCCGGGCTTCAGCACCTTGGCGAAGTATTGCGCCTTGGGCTGCGCCAGCAGGTTCACCTTGATGTTGATACGGGCGAGCATGCCGACGATGGCCTGGCAGATCGCGGCGTCGTTGACGTAGCGATCGTTCGGGCAGTCCATCGTCACCTCGAAGCCGTCGGCATAGCCGGCTTCCGCGAGGAGCTTCTTGGCGGCATCGGGATCGGGCTTCGGCCGGGTGAAGTCCTTCGACAGCGGATAAAGCTCCGGTGCGATCATCAACGCGGACGGCGTCGAGAGGCCGCGCATGACGCGGTTCTTGATCAGGTCGACGTCGATCGTCTTGTAGACGGCTTCACGGACGCGGATGTCCTTGAACGGGTTCTTGCCCTTGATGTTCGAATACAGCAGTTCGTCGCGAGACTGATCCATGCCGACGAAGATGGTGCGCAGTTCGGGGCCCGTCAGCACGGTGGCGTTCGGGCTCGAATTGACGCGCTGGATGTCCTGGACCGGAACCGGTTCGATCACGTCCACCTCGCCCGACAGCAGGGCCGCGACGCGCGTGGCCTCCGAAGCGATCGGCGTGAAGATGATCTCCTTCAGATTATGTTCCGGCTTGCGCCACCAGTTCGGATTGGCCTTGAAGACGGTCTTCACGCCCGGCTGATGGCTCTCGATCATGAAGGGGCCGGTGCCGTTTTCATGGAGCGAAGCATAGCTCGGGGTCGTGGCGGCGGCTGGCGTCGGTGCCACCGCATCGTTCGCCTCTGCCCATTTCTTGTCCATGATGTACCAGGTCGCCCACAGCGCCGTCAGGATGGGATTGGGCGCGGTGAGGATGAAATCGACGGTGTAATCGTCGATCTTGACGACCTTGGCGTCGGCCGGAATTCGGCTCAGCAGGTTCGAGCCTTTGGCCCGCACGCGCTCGGCCGAGAACACCACGTCATCCGCGGTGAAGGGGTCGCCATTGTGGAATTTCACGCCCTTGCGCAGATGAAAGCGCCAGCGGGTCGGCTCCGGCGTCTCCCAGCTTTCGGCGAGCGCCGGGATGATCTTCAGGTCCTTGTCGCGTGTAACGAGACCCTCGTACACATGGCCGAGATGCGCATGAGTGGTTGACTCGTTCAGCGTGTAGGGGTCGAGCGACTTGAGCTCACCCTGGTTGGCATAGCGCAGCGTCTGGCTCGACGCCGGCGAGACCGCCAACGCAAGCGCACCGGCGAGCGTCGCCGCAAACAGACTTCGTC
The genomic region above belongs to Bradyrhizobium arachidis and contains:
- a CDS encoding gamma-glutamyltransferase family protein; protein product: MASNINPDPFTTRPEIEGTFGVVASTHWIATAVGMGILEKGGNAFDAGVATAFTLQVVEPHLNGPGGDVPIIVHDVKRGRTEVICGQGPAPARATIAHYKSEGLDMVPGTGLLAACVPGTFESWMMLLRDYGTMRVRDVLEPAISYARDGYPLVERACATIQTVEQLFRKHWPTSAAVYLPNGEVPKPGTLFTNKTLAATYTRILNEAESGGGGRDAEIERARKAWSQGFVAEAIDKFCRTQEVMDVSGSPHRGVLSADDMARWQPTVEAPLTYDYGRYTVCKAGVWSQGPVTLQQLALLKGFALDGLDPTGPEFIHLQIECAKLAFADREKFYGDPKFTEIPIATLLSDAYNDERRKLVTDKASLDFIPGSVEGFGGVVKLRRAEGQREAVGALGAGEPTVGRFGEVRGDTVHFDIIDKAGNMVSSTPSGGWLQSSPIIPELGFCLGSRAQMFWLEEDHPAALAPGKRPRTTLSPTMALRDGEPYLAWGSPGGDQQDQWITQFFLRHVHCNLNLQEAIDAPAWHSEHFPISFWPRTARPGVLVVENRVPKATIENLRERGHIVEVGPDWSEGRLTAASRVGVRRRAAANPRGMQGYAAGR
- a CDS encoding ABC transporter ATP-binding protein; its protein translation is MSASFVQATNLRRVFDVSKPWLNRVLEGGHLEYLKAVDGVTFDIRKGETFALVGESGSGKTTVARMVVGLLPPSSGDVLIDGVSMTDPRQAPARRKLRRRIQMIFQDPYASLNPRFRVDAIISEPIRAFDLIQGERDIQARVGELLTLVGLHPDDRLKFPHEFSGGQRQRIAIARALASDAEFIVCDEPTSALDVSVQAQILNLMRDLQDKFGLTYMFISHNLAVVRHMASRVGVMYLGRIVEIAEGRELFSRPRMPYTKMLLGAVPDLAMSGRQRIPVKGEIPNPINPPSGCAFNPRCPLAFDLCRKETPELIDGVACHAVNTAPVPA
- a CDS encoding ABC transporter ATP-binding protein; the protein is MTEPILSVRDLHVEFASRRGTLRAIDGVSFDIAKGEVLGVVGESGAGKSVTGLSVIGLIDPPGRIAGGEIRLAGMRIDNLPPEEMRRIRGKRIGMIFQDPLTSLNPLYKVGDQIVETIRTHLNLSESAARRRAIDLLAEVGIPAPEKRIDGYPHEFSGGMRQRVVIALAICAEPELIIADEPTTALDVSVQAQIISLIKRLGRDHGTAVMLVTHDMGVIAETSDRVAVMYAGRVAEIGPVQDVVRNPLHPYAKGLMGAIPTLAGDDKRLVQIPGSMPRLSAIPRGCSFNPRCAFAFDRCRVERPEPLPRGAQSVACHLYDTVPAESAA
- a CDS encoding ABC transporter permease — its product is MSDAVVPHKVEGRGAHAAPGWFKRALDSDLFYSFRRSKITMVAAAVTVLFFLLAIFASLLSVQNPFDPAQLQLMNSRISPLWTADGQSPFLLGTDEQGRDVLSAILYGMRISLLVGVLGVVFSGALGILLGLTAGYFGGAVDGLIMRIADVQLSFPAILIALLINGIAKSVLGNKLDEMSMLGVLVFAIGLSFWVQYARTVRGSVMVEKNKDYVAAAQLIGLPAPVIMLRHVLPNTMGPILVIATINLALAIITEATLSFLGSGMPETMPSLGTLIRIGNNYLFAGEWWIVAFPGLALAALILSINLLGDWLRDALNPKLR
- a CDS encoding ABC transporter permease is translated as MLAFTLRRAIQAIGVMLAVGIIAFSMFRFAGDPVNQMVGMDTSGAERAAIRKSLGLDDPVLVQFGRYIGNAAQFKFGVSYQFRLPVTNLLVERMPATLELAIVATIFAMVSGILMGVYSALRRDSWLAHVFQAVSLIGISLPTFLIGILLIYLFSVTLGWLPSFGRGEVVRIGWWTTGLLTLSGLKALIMPAITLGLFQMTLIMRLVRAEMLEVMRTDYIRFARARGLTTRAIHFGHALRNTLVPVITVAGLQFGSVIAFAIITETVFQWPGMGLLFVQAVQNVDIPIMAAYLMMVSLIFVTINLVVDILYTIVDPRLRSTVSRAH
- a CDS encoding ABC transporter substrate-binding protein translates to MSVGRSLFAATLAGALALAVSPASSQTLRYANQGELKSLDPYTLNESTTHAHLGHVYEGLVTRDKDLKIIPALAESWETPEPTRWRFHLRKGVKFHNGDPFTADDVVFSAERVRAKGSNLLSRIPADAKVVKIDDYTVDFILTAPNPILTALWATWYIMDKKWAEANDAVAPTPAAATTPSYASLHENGTGPFMIESHQPGVKTVFKANPNWWRKPEHNLKEIIFTPIASEATRVAALLSGEVDVIEPVPVQDIQRVNSSPNATVLTGPELRTIFVGMDQSRDELLYSNIKGKNPFKDIRVREAVYKTIDVDLIKNRVMRGLSTPSALMIAPELYPLSKDFTRPKPDPDAAKKLLAEAGYADGFEVTMDCPNDRYVNDAAICQAIVGMLARINIKVNLLAQPKAQYFAKVLKPGGYKTSLFMLGWTPDTLDSHNVMHDIMGCREDPKDPNRGEANLGGYCNKQFDELADKVLLEADVAKRDLLIKQAYELAIKDYAYVPLHQQALAWGVSKKVKLTQRADNQVLLYWATKQDE